In a single window of the Candidatus Poribacteria bacterium genome:
- a CDS encoding carboxypeptidase-like regulatory domain-containing protein — translation MTPKNTILFLLLLISVFACNEAEDPLEPEPAPEEPVVLQYGTISGTVTDAGTGNPIPGSMVILMGREVETGVDGVYSFQDVLYGDTYNLIVRDPDYEYHGQPFALNQQRLVINIPLTPLKDPVLEIQEFFENFSDLLESVDVENIEAVERLFSETYVAADDDATLFGVASGIIPENYADVNPAITQLFDEYTFLEFLFKDMEMDVTHARKAAVTLRLDVNARKGEEEDLREIKAGSKFEFRREGRDWKIVYWQLLEIDIRL, via the coding sequence ATGACACCCAAAAATACTATCTTGTTTCTTTTACTGTTAATATCCGTCTTCGCATGCAATGAAGCAGAAGATCCGCTCGAACCTGAACCGGCACCTGAAGAACCGGTAGTGCTTCAATACGGCACAATCTCTGGAACCGTCACTGACGCTGGGACAGGAAATCCTATTCCTGGGTCAATGGTGATCCTAATGGGTCGAGAGGTTGAAACCGGTGTAGATGGGGTTTATTCTTTTCAAGATGTTCTTTACGGCGATACCTATAACCTGATTGTAAGGGATCCAGATTACGAATATCATGGTCAGCCCTTTGCGCTCAACCAACAACGTTTAGTTATAAATATCCCGTTAACACCCTTAAAGGACCCAGTGCTGGAAATACAGGAATTTTTTGAAAATTTTTCGGATCTCCTTGAGTCTGTGGACGTAGAAAATATTGAAGCGGTTGAGAGACTCTTTTCAGAAACCTATGTCGCTGCGGACGATGACGCGACCCTCTTCGGTGTGGCATCAGGCATTATCCCTGAAAATTACGCAGATGTCAATCCCGCGATAACTCAGCTCTTTGATGAGTACACCTTTCTTGAATTCCTGTTCAAGGATATGGAGATGGATGTGACGCATGCCAGAAAAGCGGCAGTAACCCTTCGGCTTGATGTGAACGCCAGAAAAGGGGAAGAAGAAGACTTGAGAGAAATTAAAGCCGGTTCTAAATTTGAGTTCCGCCGTGAAGGACGAGATTGGAAGATTGTGTATTGGCAGCTTCTGGAAATAGACATCCGTTTGTGA